A stretch of the Acyrthosiphon pisum isolate AL4f chromosome A2, pea_aphid_22Mar2018_4r6ur, whole genome shotgun sequence genome encodes the following:
- the LOC100573817 gene encoding synaptic vesicle membrane protein VAT-1 homolog isoform X2, with translation MNNVKQTEQVKAIVLEGYGGYDKIKIRCWPLEFLGSTSVCVKVQLCGVNFSDIYTRQGFLRQLKTPRVLGAECYGTVETIGNEVKNFQCGDRVVCYVWTGGLFGEKVIVPANNCFLVPESVSGQDAVALPANYLTAYLSIFTMGNIQPGDTVLIHSIAGGVGCAATQLANTVRDTVVVGTASASKHKQLKANGVSHVLHHENYETLAKNVSPEGYDLIIDSIGGPNIEISQTLLKPCGRLVIIGGSCYINGETLKIVRSLSMKWQTKNLVPQTMIEQNITVCGLHLGMLFDSNPKKIHYIMEELLKMLKNKLIKPMIHEILPFDDVIGAQTILAERMNFGKVLLKFNH, from the exons atgaataatgtcaAACAAACTGAACAGGTTAAAGCCATAGTGTTGGAAGGTTATGGCgggtatgataaaataaaa attagaTGTTGGCCACTTGAATTTTTAGGATCAACAAGTGTATGTGTCAAAGTTCAATTATGCGGTGTCAACTTTAGTGATATATATACTAGACAAGGTTTTCTACGTCAATTAAAAACCCCCCGTGTGCTTGGAGCAGAATGTTATGGTACAGTAGAAACTATTGGCAATGAAGTGAAAAATTTTCAA tgtGGAGACCGAGTAGTATGTTATGTTTGGACAGGAGGACTGTTTGGAGAAAAGGTTATAGTGCCagcaaataattgttttttagttCCAGAGAGTGTTAGTGGTCAAGACGCAGTTGCTCTACCTGCCAATTATTTGACTGCGTACTTGAGTATTTTTACCATGGGCAATATACAACCCGGAGATACTGTTCTTATACATTCAAttgcag gaggTGTTGGGTGTGCTGCTACTCAATTGGCAAATACTGTAAGGGATACAGTTGTTGTTGGAACTGCTTCTGCATCtaaacataaacaattaaaagCAAATGGAGTTTCACATGTGTTACATCATGAAAACTATGAGACACTGGCTAAAAATGTATCACCAGAGggttatgatttaattatagatAGTATTGGTGGACCAAATATTGAGATCAGTCAAACATTACTTAAGCCTTGTGGTCGTTTAGTCATCATTG gtggtAGTTGTTATATTAATGGAGAAACATTAAAGATTGTAAGATCACTATCCATGAAGTGGCAAACAAAAAATTTAGTCCCTCAAACAATGATAGAACAAAATATCACTGTTTGTGGTCTTCATTTGGGTATGCTATTTGATTCTAATCCAAAGAAAATTCATTATATCATggaagaattattaaaaatgttgaaaaataaattaataaaaccgaTGATTCATGAGATCTTACCATTTGATGAT gTAATTGGAGCTCAAACAATATTGGCAGAAAGAATGAATTTTGGGAAAGTCTTATTAAAGTTCaatcattag
- the LOC100573817 gene encoding synaptic vesicle membrane protein VAT-1 homolog isoform X1: MNNVKQTEQVKAIVLEGYGGYDKIKIRCWPLEFLGSTSVCVKVQLCGVNFSDIYTRQGFLRQLKTPRVLGAECYGTVETIGNEVKNFQCGDRVVCYVWTGGLFGEKVIVPANNCFLVPESVSGQDAVALPANYLTAYLSIFTMGNIQPGDTVLIHSIAGGVGCAATQLANTVRDTVVVGTASASKHKQLKANGVSHVLHHENYETLAKNVSPEGYDLIIDSIGGPNIEISQTLLKPCGRLVIIGGSCYINGETLKIVRSLSMKWQTKNLVPQTMIEQNITVCGLHLGNWSSNNIGRKNEFWESLIKVQSLEKKRFTSLFGAVIWCHKCVSFLLSVCPLIFYIISTLFLILLCPIDCIFFVKSNCFL, from the exons atgaataatgtcaAACAAACTGAACAGGTTAAAGCCATAGTGTTGGAAGGTTATGGCgggtatgataaaataaaa attagaTGTTGGCCACTTGAATTTTTAGGATCAACAAGTGTATGTGTCAAAGTTCAATTATGCGGTGTCAACTTTAGTGATATATATACTAGACAAGGTTTTCTACGTCAATTAAAAACCCCCCGTGTGCTTGGAGCAGAATGTTATGGTACAGTAGAAACTATTGGCAATGAAGTGAAAAATTTTCAA tgtGGAGACCGAGTAGTATGTTATGTTTGGACAGGAGGACTGTTTGGAGAAAAGGTTATAGTGCCagcaaataattgttttttagttCCAGAGAGTGTTAGTGGTCAAGACGCAGTTGCTCTACCTGCCAATTATTTGACTGCGTACTTGAGTATTTTTACCATGGGCAATATACAACCCGGAGATACTGTTCTTATACATTCAAttgcag gaggTGTTGGGTGTGCTGCTACTCAATTGGCAAATACTGTAAGGGATACAGTTGTTGTTGGAACTGCTTCTGCATCtaaacataaacaattaaaagCAAATGGAGTTTCACATGTGTTACATCATGAAAACTATGAGACACTGGCTAAAAATGTATCACCAGAGggttatgatttaattatagatAGTATTGGTGGACCAAATATTGAGATCAGTCAAACATTACTTAAGCCTTGTGGTCGTTTAGTCATCATTG gtggtAGTTGTTATATTAATGGAGAAACATTAAAGATTGTAAGATCACTATCCATGAAGTGGCAAACAAAAAATTTAGTCCCTCAAACAATGATAGAACAAAATATCACTGTTTGTGGTCTTCATTTGG gTAATTGGAGCTCAAACAATATTGGCAGAAAGAATGAATTTTGGGAAAGTCTTATTAAAGTTCaatcattagaaaaaaaaagatttacaaGTTTGTTTGGTGCTGTAATATGGTGTCATAAATGTGTGTCTTTTCTCCTTAGTGTTTGtccacttatattttatattatatctactttaTTTCTCATATTATTGTGCcctatagattgtatattttttgtaaaaagcaactgttttttataa